In the genome of Gloeotrichia echinulata CP02, one region contains:
- a CDS encoding Uma2 family endonuclease, with the protein MTQALQKLVTFDEFVEFLQTQPENNRYELYDGAIIQMPQPKGKHEEIIAFLVMIIMVECHSLKLEYGISNKALVQAENKQSGYFPDILVMNLSHLVNEPRWQEESILTQPESIPLVVEVVSTNWRDDYYKKLADYEEMGIKEYWIVDYLALGSKVLIGDPKQPTLTIYSLNNEDEYRSKQFRGTDRIESPTFPELNLTAQQIFQPNNS; encoded by the coding sequence ATGACACAAGCACTACAAAAACTAGTTACATTTGATGAATTTGTAGAATTTCTACAAACTCAGCCTGAAAACAACCGGTATGAATTATATGATGGAGCCATTATTCAAATGCCACAACCAAAAGGAAAGCATGAAGAAATTATTGCTTTTTTAGTAATGATTATAATGGTCGAATGTCACAGTCTTAAACTCGAATACGGTATATCAAATAAGGCGCTAGTACAGGCTGAAAATAAACAATCTGGATACTTCCCAGATATTCTTGTAATGAATCTTTCCCATCTAGTAAACGAACCCCGATGGCAAGAAGAGTCTATTTTAACTCAACCAGAATCAATACCATTAGTGGTTGAGGTGGTTTCAACTAACTGGCGTGATGATTATTACAAAAAGTTAGCTGATTATGAAGAAATGGGTATTAAAGAATATTGGATTGTGGATTATTTAGCTTTAGGTAGCAAGGTGTTAATAGGTGACCCCAAACAGCCAACACTCACAATTTACTCTTTAAATAATGAGGACGAATATCGTAGCAAACAATTTAGAGGTACAGACCGCATAGAATCGCCTACATTTCCCGAATTAAATTTAACTGCTCAACAGATTTTTCAACCAAACAATAGCTAA
- a CDS encoding DUF429 domain-containing protein codes for MKFLGIDFGWKSQPSGLCCLEWTGEQLQLLDIDRQESIADILNWIDQSIQPQEPALIAVDAPTLIPNVSGSRLSDKLSHKYFGKYHAGCYPANLSLPFADRTVNFGLELESRGFVHAPTIEPQKPGRYQIEVFPHPAIVNLFKLERILKYKKGRLCDRRLELIKLQEYILNILPTLEPSLNIETIDKDKQIANNLRTSASIGGILSGEIPTTGAALKAIEDKLDSLICAYVAAHWWYWGEQRNLVLGDRTTGYIIIPR; via the coding sequence ATGAAATTTCTCGGTATTGATTTCGGATGGAAATCGCAACCAAGCGGATTATGCTGCTTAGAATGGACAGGTGAACAACTACAACTACTCGACATAGATCGCCAAGAATCCATAGCAGATATCCTCAACTGGATTGATCAGAGCATACAACCACAAGAACCAGCACTCATCGCTGTAGACGCACCCACACTGATTCCCAACGTCAGCGGTAGTCGCCTAAGCGACAAACTCAGCCACAAATACTTTGGGAAATATCACGCTGGCTGCTATCCAGCCAATCTCAGCTTACCCTTTGCCGATCGCACCGTAAACTTTGGCTTAGAATTAGAATCTCGCGGTTTTGTCCACGCACCCACAATTGAACCACAAAAACCCGGCAGATATCAAATCGAAGTCTTTCCCCACCCAGCAATAGTGAATCTCTTCAAATTAGAACGCATCCTCAAATACAAAAAAGGGCGCCTGTGCGATCGCCGTTTAGAACTCATCAAACTTCAGGAATATATTCTCAATATCCTTCCCACCTTAGAACCAAGCTTAAATATTGAAACCATCGATAAAGACAAACAAATAGCCAATAATCTGCGTACATCTGCGTCCATCGGCGGTATATTATCTGGTGAAATTCCTACTACAGGTGCAGCCCTCAAAGCCATTGAAGACAAGCTAGATAGCCTCATCTGCGCTTACGTAGCTGCTCACTGGTGGTATTGGGGAGAACAACGCAACCTCGTACTAGGCGATCGCACCACTGGTTACATCATCATCCCCAGGTAA
- the glgP gene encoding alpha-glucan family phosphorylase — protein sequence MQPIRTFNVSPSLPPRLEQLRRLAYNLHWDWNVETKDLFRRLDPDLWESSHHNPVLMLGTISQGRLLEVVEDEGFLAQMDRAARQLEDYLQELTWYRKQRSQKPKECYAYFSAEFGLVDCLPVYSGGLGVLAGDHLKSASDLGLPLVGVGLLYQQGYFAQYLNADGWQQERYPINDFYNMPLHLERNSDGSELQIAVDYPGRKVYARVWRVQVGTVPLYLLDTNIEPNNPYDHDITDQLYGGDIDMRIHQEIMLGIGGVQMLKALGYEVTAYHMNEGHAAFSALERIRILIQEEGLSYADARQVVASSNIFTTHTPVPAGIDLFAPDKVLYYLGYYADIFDLPKEQFLGLGRENTGDLSAPFSMAVLALKMATFCNGVAQLHGVVSRQMFQGLWKKVPVDEVPIAAITNGVHARSCVAKSTQELYDRYLGPNWSSAPPDSPLWERMDAIPDEELWRNHERCRLDMILYVREHLVKHLRDRGASASDIAQAQEVLDPNVLTIGFARRFATYKRATLWMRDLERIKRILLGNKHRKVQFVIAGKAHPKDIPGKELIRDINHFIREQHLEKQVVFVPNYDIHISRLMVAGCDIWLNTPRRPREASGTSGMKAAMNGLPNLSVLDGWWDEADYVRTGWAIGHGENYDDPNYQDEVEANALYELLEKEVVPLFYDHRDVDGLPRPWVDKMKDAIRLNCPFFNTARMVREYAQRAYFPASDRYQTLTNDHYLPAKELAAWKAKLSQHWFNIKIKDIDVSAKADIEVNQTVTVKAKVDLATLTNNDVQVELYQGAIDANGEIVNAVPVVMNYQGEDIGGLGIYTVDITYTTSGLQGLSLRVLPKHKDLSSPYEPRLIAWAE from the coding sequence ATGCAGCCCATTCGTACATTCAATGTATCTCCTTCACTACCACCGCGACTAGAACAGCTGCGGCGGTTAGCGTATAACTTGCACTGGGATTGGAATGTTGAGACTAAAGATTTATTTCGTCGCTTAGACCCGGATTTGTGGGAGTCTAGCCATCATAACCCAGTGTTGATGCTGGGTACAATCTCGCAAGGGCGGTTGTTGGAAGTTGTCGAAGATGAGGGCTTCCTGGCGCAAATGGATCGAGCTGCGCGTCAGTTAGAAGATTATTTGCAAGAGCTGACTTGGTATCGCAAACAACGCAGTCAAAAGCCAAAAGAATGCTACGCCTATTTTTCGGCTGAATTTGGCTTGGTAGATTGTTTACCGGTTTATTCTGGCGGCTTAGGTGTTCTCGCAGGGGATCACCTCAAATCTGCTAGTGATTTGGGTCTACCACTTGTGGGTGTGGGCTTACTATACCAGCAAGGGTACTTTGCCCAGTATCTCAATGCCGATGGTTGGCAGCAAGAACGCTACCCGATCAACGATTTCTATAATATGCCCTTACACCTGGAACGCAACTCTGATGGTTCGGAACTGCAGATTGCAGTAGATTATCCAGGAAGAAAGGTATACGCCAGAGTTTGGCGGGTACAGGTGGGAACGGTACCACTGTATTTACTCGACACCAACATTGAACCGAATAACCCTTACGACCACGACATCACAGATCAGCTGTATGGTGGGGATATCGATATGCGTATCCACCAGGAAATCATGCTGGGGATTGGTGGTGTACAAATGTTGAAAGCTTTGGGCTATGAGGTAACTGCTTACCACATGAACGAAGGTCACGCCGCCTTCTCCGCCCTTGAGCGTATCCGGATCTTAATTCAGGAAGAGGGTTTGAGTTATGCTGATGCTAGACAGGTCGTAGCTTCTAGTAACATCTTCACCACCCACACACCAGTACCAGCGGGAATTGACTTGTTTGCTCCAGACAAAGTATTGTATTATCTGGGTTACTATGCAGATATTTTTGACTTGCCTAAAGAACAATTTTTAGGACTGGGACGTGAGAATACAGGTGATTTATCGGCTCCTTTCAGTATGGCGGTGTTGGCGTTGAAGATGGCAACATTTTGTAACGGTGTCGCCCAGCTACATGGTGTGGTGTCACGCCAGATGTTTCAGGGTTTGTGGAAGAAGGTGCCTGTAGATGAAGTGCCAATAGCAGCCATTACCAATGGTGTCCATGCTCGCAGTTGTGTGGCTAAATCGACTCAGGAGCTTTATGATCGCTACTTGGGACCCAATTGGTCATCAGCACCACCAGATAGCCCCTTGTGGGAGCGGATGGACGCCATTCCTGATGAAGAGTTGTGGCGTAATCACGAACGCTGCCGCTTAGATATGATTTTGTATGTGCGTGAGCATTTAGTCAAACATTTGCGCGATCGCGGTGCTTCGGCCTCGGACATCGCCCAAGCCCAAGAAGTTTTAGATCCCAACGTTTTAACTATTGGTTTTGCGCGTCGCTTTGCTACGTACAAACGCGCTACCCTATGGATGCGCGATTTAGAACGGATTAAGCGAATTTTGCTGGGGAATAAACACCGCAAAGTTCAATTCGTCATCGCCGGGAAAGCACACCCCAAAGATATTCCCGGTAAAGAACTCATCCGTGATATCAATCATTTTATCCGCGAACAACATTTAGAAAAACAAGTGGTGTTTGTTCCTAACTACGATATTCACATCTCGCGCTTGATGGTAGCTGGGTGTGATATCTGGTTAAATACCCCACGTCGTCCACGGGAAGCATCGGGTACCAGTGGGATGAAAGCAGCCATGAACGGATTACCAAATTTAAGCGTTCTCGATGGCTGGTGGGACGAAGCTGATTATGTCCGCACTGGTTGGGCGATTGGACATGGGGAAAATTACGATGATCCCAATTATCAAGATGAAGTCGAAGCCAACGCGCTCTACGAGTTGCTAGAGAAAGAAGTCGTACCCCTATTTTACGACCATCGCGATGTCGATGGCTTACCCCGTCCCTGGGTTGATAAAATGAAAGATGCGATTCGCTTAAACTGTCCGTTCTTTAATACAGCGCGGATGGTGCGAGAATATGCTCAAAGGGCATATTTCCCAGCCAGCGATCGCTACCAAACCCTCACGAATGATCACTACCTCCCAGCTAAGGAATTAGCGGCTTGGAAAGCAAAACTCAGTCAACATTGGTTTAATATCAAAATCAAAGATATCGACGTATCCGCAAAAGCAGACATCGAAGTTAACCAAACTGTTACCGTGAAAGCGAAAGTTGACTTAGCAACCCTGACAAACAACGATGTCCAAGTAGAACTCTACCAAGGTGCGATCGATGCCAATGGTGAAATTGTCAACGCTGTCCCCGTGGTCATGAATTACCAAGGTGAAGATATAGGAGGGTTAGGTATTTACACGGTGGATATCACCTACACTACCTCTGGCTTGCAAGGCTTGTCTTTGCGCGTCTTACCAAAACACAAAGACCTCTCTAGTCCCTATGAACCAAGATTGATTGCTTGGGCTGAATAA
- a CDS encoding Glu/Leu/Phe/Val dehydrogenase, translating to MIATPLLPLEAPTPAHICPLAQACSYLEAAAKELQLDQGIVEILSNPRKVVTVSIPVKLDNGQVQVLAGHRVQHSNILGPYKGGIRYHQAVTLAEVSTLAMLMTWKCALLGIPYGGAKGGIAIDPKRYSPGELERITRRYTSELIKDIGPAIDIPAPDMGTSAREMAWMMDTYSVNVGHAVPGVVTGKPLSIGGSRGREMATGRGTMIVVREALAEQGKSLDGVRVVIQGFGNVGCAAAELLHQAGAKIIAVSTGAGGVYCETGLDIPALKAYAAENRRSVVGYPQATAISNADLLTLPCDVLIPAALENQITVENVNQVQAQIVAEAANGPITLEANLSLEARGVTVLPDILANAGGVVVSYLEWVQGLSYLFWDEERVNREMEHLMVQAYRQVIQQSQQRQITLRLAAYTLGVGRVAQALTDRGIYP from the coding sequence ATGATTGCAACGCCTCTGCTACCGCTGGAAGCTCCTACTCCTGCCCATATTTGCCCTCTTGCTCAAGCCTGTAGCTACCTAGAAGCTGCAGCCAAAGAATTACAACTAGACCAAGGAATTGTCGAGATCCTCAGCAACCCGCGTAAGGTGGTGACGGTTTCTATCCCCGTGAAATTGGATAATGGCCAAGTGCAGGTTCTAGCTGGACATCGGGTGCAGCACTCGAATATTTTAGGTCCATATAAAGGGGGAATTCGTTACCACCAAGCTGTAACACTGGCGGAAGTGTCCACCCTAGCAATGCTAATGACATGGAAATGTGCATTGTTGGGTATCCCCTACGGTGGTGCTAAAGGAGGTATTGCCATAGATCCTAAACGTTACAGCCCTGGGGAATTAGAACGGATCACCCGTCGTTACACCAGCGAATTAATTAAAGATATCGGTCCTGCTATAGATATACCCGCACCAGATATGGGTACATCTGCCCGTGAAATGGCTTGGATGATGGATACTTATTCTGTGAATGTCGGTCATGCGGTGCCTGGGGTTGTGACTGGTAAACCACTTTCTATTGGTGGTTCAAGAGGACGGGAAATGGCAACCGGACGTGGTACAATGATTGTTGTCCGTGAAGCGTTGGCAGAACAAGGTAAATCTCTCGACGGCGTGCGAGTAGTTATCCAAGGTTTTGGTAATGTCGGCTGTGCAGCAGCTGAATTGCTACACCAAGCAGGCGCCAAAATTATCGCTGTCTCCACAGGTGCAGGGGGAGTATACTGTGAAACAGGTTTGGATATTCCAGCATTGAAAGCCTACGCTGCTGAAAATCGCAGAAGTGTTGTTGGTTATCCACAAGCAACAGCAATTAGCAATGCAGATTTATTAACTTTGCCCTGCGATGTTTTGATCCCAGCCGCTTTAGAAAACCAAATCACTGTAGAAAATGTGAATCAGGTGCAAGCGCAGATAGTTGCAGAAGCTGCGAATGGTCCGATAACTCTAGAGGCGAACTTGTCACTAGAGGCGCGGGGTGTGACGGTGCTACCAGACATTTTAGCAAATGCTGGTGGTGTGGTGGTCAGTTATTTGGAGTGGGTGCAAGGTCTTTCCTACTTGTTCTGGGATGAAGAACGTGTCAACCGAGAAATGGAACACTTAATGGTGCAGGCTTACCGTCAGGTGATTCAACAATCGCAGCAGCGACAGATTACCCTACGGTTAGCAGCTTATACTTTGGGGGTCGGTAGAGTTGCTCAGGCGCTGACTGATAGGGGTATTTATCCTTAA
- a CDS encoding DUF928 domain-containing protein: MNYEKFNRLKFTLSRQVITICTLTTLFSASLLSVIYPPEAQAQFGGIFNRPRPEGAASGRSGGGATRSQCSQLETKNLIALVPQSNEALTTEEHPKFWFYVPFGKSSQSPPAKFRLLNEQKKSVLSKPLELSLPDKEGIVYFSLPSTEKPLSVDQRYNWYFTITCVNEQGTQTKIDVHGWIKRVDLDSSLAERLNNTKPEDKYIPYLENNIWYEALSQLVEYRTNHQKEWRDFLSLYNLQNVAPDPISELKAF; the protein is encoded by the coding sequence ATGAATTACGAAAAGTTTAACAGGCTGAAGTTTACACTCTCGCGGCAGGTAATTACCATCTGCACGCTCACAACTCTATTTTCTGCTAGCTTGCTCTCTGTGATTTATCCCCCAGAAGCACAAGCACAATTTGGGGGTATTTTTAATCGTCCCAGACCCGAGGGGGCTGCTTCCGGGCGATCAGGTGGTGGAGCGACTCGTTCGCAATGCTCCCAGCTAGAAACCAAAAACCTGATTGCTTTAGTTCCTCAAAGCAACGAGGCGTTGACTACCGAAGAGCATCCTAAATTTTGGTTTTATGTACCCTTTGGTAAGTCTTCTCAGTCCCCCCCAGCAAAATTCAGGCTCCTGAATGAACAGAAAAAGTCTGTTTTGTCAAAACCACTGGAATTATCTTTACCTGACAAAGAAGGCATTGTTTACTTTTCCCTTCCCTCTACCGAAAAACCACTCTCTGTTGATCAACGATATAACTGGTATTTTACCATTACTTGTGTGAATGAGCAAGGTACACAAACCAAGATCGATGTTCATGGCTGGATTAAACGGGTTGACCTTGATTCCAGCCTAGCAGAGCGGCTGAATAACACAAAACCTGAAGATAAATACATTCCTTATCTTGAAAATAACATCTGGTATGAAGCCCTAAGCCAACTTGTCGAATATCGCACCAATCATCAAAAAGAATGGCGTGATTTTCTCTCGTTATATAATCTTCAAAATGTTGCTCCAGATCCGATCTCTGAACTCAAAGCTTTTTGA